The DNA window CACTTCCCACTGCACTTCGCGCAGGCTGGAGATGGCGAACAGCAGCGGAGGCGACTCCGGATCGCCGCCGTCGAAGCCGGCCAGGTCGCCGCGCTTGCCGTCGCGCGTCATGATGTTCATCCACGCGTGCCTGGACTTGTCCCACGCCTGGTTGATCTTGACGAAAGCTTCGATCGTGTAACCGGTCTTGGCGAAGGTCTGGGCATTGATCGCGGCCGACGGGTCGGTGACGAAATAGCTCAGGCGCGGCGTGTTCTTGTCGGTGTTGATGAAGCTGACCGAACCCGGCGCCGACGACAGGCGGTGGCGGTCGCTGCTCCAGACGATATCGCCCGCTTCGGCGCCGACGATGCCGCCCTTGTTGAGCGCGTCGCGCGTGAGCGGATTGGCGCCGGTGACGTCGGCGATGCGGGTGCCGGGGGCCACCGCCGCGCCCTCGGCGCCGCCGTAGAAGCGCCAGTGCGCCACGGTCGACGCCACTTTCGGATAATCGTCGGCGTCCTTCGGCGCGACCGGCACGACAACCGCCGGCTCGGTGTAGCCCTTGAGGACCAGCGCCTTGGCCTGGTCGACCAGCGACGACGCCACCGTCGCCTTGCCGGTGCCGAACGTGGCGTTGAAGCGGGCGAAGCGCTTGGCGAAGTTGATGTTGATGGTGAACGCCTCGTTCGGCTCGGTGAGCACGGCGCGGTCGAAAGCGTTGAGGGTGTCGGCCGGTTTCATCGGCACCCACGGCGAGAACGACAGCACCTTGATCTGGTTGTTGGTCAGGTCGAATTCGTACAGGCGCATCAAACCGTTGCCGCCCTGGTAGTCCATCTGGTAGTCGACCACCATTTCCTCGACGGCATTGCCGAAGTTGTTGGTCTTGGTCAGGCGCGCGGCGCCGTGGTGGTGACCATTCAGGGTCATGAAGATCTGATCGTTGTCACGGATCAGTTTTTCCCACAGCATCTTGCCGTAGTCGGTCTCCAGCGGGCTGAGCGCGTCGGCCGCGATGTTCAGCAACTGGTGGTTGACCAGGATCACCGGCAAGGTCGGATTGTCGGCCATGACCTTGCGCGCCCAGGCGATGCCGGCGTCGGAAATGCGCCACGACAGCGACAGCACCATGAACTTCTGTTCCTGGGCGGTGAAGATGTGGTACTCGTGGAAGCCGGTGCTGTCGCGCCCGCCAAAGGTGGCCTGGCGCTGCGCGCGACGGGTGCCGAACCATTGCAGATAAGGCTCGTTGGCCAGCACGCGCTGGGTGTCGGTGCCCTTGGTCTGGTCGCCGGTGTAGTCGAGGTCATTCACGACGTCGTGGTTGCCCGCCAGGATAGAGTACGGCACCTTGTTCACTTCCAGCACCTGCATGGCGCTGTCGGCCACCTTCCACTGCTCCGGCTTGCCGACCTGGTCGACCACGTCGCCCAGGTGGATCAGGAACGGGATGTTCAACGCGGCGGCGTTGCGCGCGACCCAGTTGGTCTGCGCGGCGAACGGCTCGTTGCCGTAGTGGCGCTGGTACTGATTGCTTTCCGACGAGGTTGCGTAGCGCGAATAGAACTGCGTGTCCGGCAGGACGGCCAGGGCGAAGCTGGAGATCTGCGTGCTCGGCGGTACGACGACCGGGCCGGTGCCGCCGCCGTTGCCGGTGCTGCCGACCTCGCTATTGCCGCCGCCGCAGCCCGCCAGCAAGCCGCCGACGGACAGGCCCGACGCCGAGGCCAGACCCATCTTCAGCAAGGTGCGGCGCTGCGGGCGCGGTGCGCTGCCGGATTCGGTGGTGACCAGGGATTTGCTGTTGCCTTGTTCGCTCATGTGACTCGTGCTCAAAAAATAGTGAAGCGCCAAGTCTATTTCCGCAGCGTGACGTG is part of the Oxalobacteraceae bacterium OTU3CAMAD1 genome and encodes:
- a CDS encoding metallophosphoesterase, with amino-acid sequence MSEQGNSKSLVTTESGSAPRPQRRTLLKMGLASASGLSVGGLLAGCGGGNSEVGSTGNGGGTGPVVVPPSTQISSFALAVLPDTQFYSRYATSSESNQYQRHYGNEPFAAQTNWVARNAAALNIPFLIHLGDVVDQVGKPEQWKVADSAMQVLEVNKVPYSILAGNHDVVNDLDYTGDQTKGTDTQRVLANEPYLQWFGTRRAQRQATFGGRDSTGFHEYHIFTAQEQKFMVLSLSWRISDAGIAWARKVMADNPTLPVILVNHQLLNIAADALSPLETDYGKMLWEKLIRDNDQIFMTLNGHHHGAARLTKTNNFGNAVEEMVVDYQMDYQGGNGLMRLYEFDLTNNQIKVLSFSPWVPMKPADTLNAFDRAVLTEPNEAFTININFAKRFARFNATFGTGKATVASSLVDQAKALVLKGYTEPAVVVPVAPKDADDYPKVASTVAHWRFYGGAEGAAVAPGTRIADVTGANPLTRDALNKGGIVGAEAGDIVWSSDRHRLSSAPGSVSFINTDKNTPRLSYFVTDPSAAINAQTFAKTGYTIEAFVKINQAWDKSRHAWMNIMTRDGKRGDLAGFDGGDPESPPLLFAISSLREVQWEVVPDVVGARGGLASWSGEIIAGTWVHIAIVNDPVTHDTVMYVEGAPVLRNSSKVVGLATLSATSQWVVGGGSWDGARADGFFGNIGEVRVAAAALPAAQWLTARR